The Impatiens glandulifera chromosome 3, dImpGla2.1, whole genome shotgun sequence genome contains a region encoding:
- the LOC124930228 gene encoding glucan endo-1,3-beta-glucosidase 8-like, whose product MQLVRAAVLFWTCTVFLFASTAVNSLGVNFGTQASHTLLPTILVKLLKDNGINKIKLFDADSWYLNAFAGTGIEVMPGIPNLELKRLSGDYDQAKSWVKHNITTHLYDGGVKIKYVTVGNEPFLTSYNGSYLKTTLPAIQNIQRALDEAGHGNIKATTPLNADVYGGSVPSEGDFRSDIKPLMLDLVKYLNSVHSPFLVNIYPFLSLYQQGATFPIDFAMFDGNAQGINDQGRHYDNMLDANLDTLAWSLKKAGASNMKIIIGEIGWPTDGDIHANISLAKRFYSGFFKKMAANKGTFERPGSLDYYLFGLIDEDMKSIAPGTFERHWGMFYYDGKPKYEMDMTGGQGNGPKSLVGAKGVLYQDKSWCVFNLEAKDLSQVADSIEYACVNGDCTSLEYGSTCNKIGKNGNISYAFNMYYQMNDQSVEACDFNGLATMTTLDPSEGTCKFIIQIQSGGKRCVHYHGLNTVVGVLLLLMVTIALF is encoded by the exons ATGCAATTGGTTCGCGCCGCGGTCCTTTTTTGGACCTGCACGGTGTTTCTCTTCGCCTCCACGGCGGTGAACTCTTTAGGAGTCAATTTTGGCACCCAAGCCTCTCACACTTTATTACCTACCATTTTGGTCAAATTGCTTAAAGACAATGGTATCAACAAGATTAAGCTATTTGATGCAGATTCTTGGTATCTCAATGCCTTTGCTGGCACTGGAATTGAAGTCATGCCCGGTATCCCTAATCTTGAATTGAAGAGGCTTAGTGGCGATTATGATCAGGCAAAGAGTTGGGTCAAACACAATATTACAACGCATTTGTACGATGGGGGTGTCAAGATCAA GTATGTGACAGTTGGAAATGAGCCATTCTTGACAAGCTACAATGGATCATACTTGAAAACAACACTCCCAGCTATCCAAAACATCCAAAGAGCTCTCGACGAAGCGGGCCACGGGAATATAAAAGCAACGACTCCACTCAATGCGGATGTCTACGGAGGAAGTGTTCCATCCGAGGGTGATTTTCGTTCGGACATAAAACCCTTAATGCTCGACTTAGTAAAATATCTCAACTCCGTTCATTCCCCTTTCCTCGTCAACATCTATCCATTCCTATCGCTTTACCAACAAGGAGCAACCTTTCCCATAGACTTCGCCATGTTCGATGGCAATGCCCAAGGCATCAACGATCAAGGACGTCATTATGATAACATGTTAGACGCAAATCTAGACACGTTAGCATGGTCCCTAAAGAAAGCCGGAGCTAGCAACATGAAGATCATAATCGGGGAGATAGGATGGCCCACAGACGGCGACATACACGCAAATATCTCCCTTGCGAAGCGATTCTACAGCGGCTTTTTCAAAAAGATGGCAGCCAATAAAGGGACTTTTGAAAGACCGGGAAGTCTCGATTACTACCTCTTCGGTTTGATAGACGAGGACATGAAGAGCATTGCCCCGGGAACATTCGAGAGGCATTGGGGCATGTTCTATTATGACGGGAAACCTAAATATGAAATGGATATGACCGGAGGACAAGGAAACGGGCCAAAGTCACTCGTGGGTGCCAAAGGCGTGTTGTATCAAGATAAGTCGTGGTGTGTATTCAACTTGGAAGCGAAGGACTTGTCTCAAGTGGCAGATTCGATTGAATATGCGTGCGTGAACGGAGATTGCACATCCCTCGAGTATGGTTCTACGTGTAACAAAATTGGGAAGAATGGAAACATAAGTTATGCTTTTAATATGTATTATCAAATGAATGATCAAAGTGTGGAGGCTTGTGACTTTAATGGGCTTGCAACCATGACCACATTGGACCCTTCCGAGGGCACTTGCAAGTTCATTATACAAATCCAAAGTGGTGGGAAGAGATGTGTACATTATCATGGCCTCAATACGGTTGTTGGggttttgttattattaatggTCACAATTGCTTTATTTTAA